DNA from Raphanus sativus cultivar WK10039 unplaced genomic scaffold, ASM80110v3 Scaffold1543, whole genome shotgun sequence:
AAAACCAAATGAAATCATTCTCGTAGAAAGAAAACGTAAAATGAGGCATCTCAAGTATTCAGATAACAAGAGTAATGGTACAAACGAGTCTTATTCCTACTTGATGCTACAgtggaaacaaaacaagaattTCGTAGAAACAATAGATAGCAACGTgtccttgttgttgttgttgttaccgCCACGCCTAAGGGCTTGTGGAGCCTGGTTTCTTGATGGATATCGTCCACAAGAGATCTGAATCCGACTCGACTGTGATTTTCTCCCCTTTAACCTTATTCGATGTACTTATCAACCCACCAAACCTCATCTCAGTGTCGGCTTTCAGAAGGTAAAACAAACATAAACCATGGTTAGATCCACGTGATGCTGTAAGACAATGCCTAAAACAGAAGTTAAAACCATAGTGAGAATGATTTAATGTTTTACTTACTGAGATCCCATTGAAGCCCTGTGGTTGTGGTTTTGGCAGATGGAGTCCCCATAGGGATGAGACCACAGTGAGGACCTTGGAGAGAGGGCTGAATTTGAATCTCGTGCCGATGAGTCTTTGGAAGGAGTTGGATGAGGCAATCATCAGACAAAAGGATTATCCTTGTGTCCGGATAACGATACAATACGTTGAGGTTACCGGCTTCGTGATCAAATCTTCC
Protein-coding regions in this window:
- the LOC130504400 gene encoding thiamine pyrophosphokinase 1-like, with the protein product MLSKGDMDSIRPDVLHFYLSLGTKVIDESHDQDTTDLDKCILYIRDSTLNQESSRLQILATGALGGRFDHEAGNLNVLYRYPDTRIILLSDDCLIQLLPKTHRHEIQIQPSLQGPHCGLIPMGTPSAKTTTTGLQWDLTDTEMRFGGLISTSNKVKGEKITVESDSDLLWTISIKKPGSTSP